The nucleotide window aaaacataatagaatttatttttttaataaaaggtaAGAATATCCcgactcaaaacaaggtcgttcactctaaataaataatagaaagaaactaaagtagaaaagtataacgcaattatatcattcaatcaatcataacatgtgaaaatcataatatgcgaagtaaaatcctatgccccaatgtcacacttatcagagcatatccctatcacagactaagtctctccatctctagCATGTGATTCATCATATGAAGCCTCACCTGAAACAAAGTGgcaatcagcccaaacacaaacacacaccgggagtgagttatcacattcgtatataataaaacattagagcATGCGAAACATTTAATACTTAAAGCTGaatgtatataaataacattactaCACAAAATCGCACACATTATTCACACCCATTCAAGTTTATACCctccataaaataacatcaaccacaattgttaactcaatgaaattcaaacacaagcgttatgcaacaattatactaagactcaagcctatatgcaatgtggtaccatgtcagtgaaaaacaacactggggcgcttaggagtacatgacaaaacacaccacacaatgggtatactcggtcactctcactaagtaacatcataaggtgatcagtcagggttactctgttttgcgagaatgccccaaccacatgggatcaacatgggcttaaaggagcactcaaaccgagtatcTTTACCCACAAGGCCTAGATTCCGAAGAATCCGTttgggcctcaccttcctgattcaggtccaacccctaaaatattttcttttttgcacgcagacactgtttatgagttatataatacacacgacctcacacttatatttcaaacatatttaacacattgcgctatagtttaacccttcaggatcctaactaggaatcctacaatttcctttaacactgcgcataaaagttctctcaaggtaaacactggtcgggttactaTATAACTCATAACTCACATGACAAGTAATATCACTACAAATATCAATCACACACTCATTCACAACCATATTTCATGTCCAGAGTTTAACATTTCACACTTTAACTAATTCCAAAatatactcaacaattaaataacaatatatcataacaataataacatacaatatttaacttcaaggcttataaacaaataactataaaatacacgtaaaatatatatatatatattaacgtaAACGTAAAcgtacatattatatatatatatatataacatataaaaagtattaaatatatattaatataaaataatcacaataatatcaaatatatcattaagtaaatacaaattatatataacaataaaatatatactcttattgatttctatgaacaacatgtatacctatattctaaatatatttcaactaagttatcaacatcaagaaaatgcctaattacaatgtgaatacaacgttagttaatttctttaaatgattttagccaATTCAATTATCCAACAATCCCTACGCATATGAATTTCATGACAATCCCTACACATATGAATTTCATGACGAGAAATCACccacatgaaataaaatataaagtttgtaaaaaaaaacagtatcaaTATATATACACGTATACACTGCGgtgtcaaaaaaaataaaaagaacaagattgaaaggccaacatatctggtataaacaaaatcaccaccacacaatttttatgctaattataaagaattctaATTTCTAAGGTACGCACCtaacacaagaacacatcaattctaCAGTAAACTCACAACAGAACACcaattggttcatcaaacacactcaatccgtgattaaacatgaaaacataattaaattcataaacaccccaaaataacccaaaaattgatcctctagggatccctacacatattcattctaatccccaagcgtgagtaactcatcccttacctcgatgtAGTCGCTTAAATATTCTCTGTTAGCAATGGTGGCGtctctggtgctctctagagctcctcctctggttgctctgttagggttcttgtgcgtcagaaaagaagaaaggaacagaatgtgttttccaaaaagctgctctaggttaacatttggcttatatagtgggaatttatgacctaataatttttattttatttttatttatttattaatttattattttcttatttacttattaaagtTACGGCGGTTACAAAAGGAACCATTACCCTTTTATTTATTGGTTGTGCTCCTCACAAGCCTCAAATAGGGCTTTCGTTGCTACTAACAACTAAGGATCACAAGCAATAATCAAACCCCAAACATTTAGTTGATGCACCTCAAGCCTAAGCCAACCTTCATTGACtcccaatttttaaaaatgagcaAAAATATACCAGACTACAATACAACACATCTCTAGAGAGAGCTAAAAAACATCAATTAACACAATATAATCACACATCAATTGTATATCCTTGTTATGGTAAACAACACCTCAAATTGCTAGCATGgtgcatttcatttttttctcatgtAACACACCACCATGATCTAATAAATAAACCATTCGTAAAATTTCACACTTAAAAGTGGTACTATCACAAGTTAGCAACAAATTCATTTCGATGTATCTAAACTAACTCAAATTCATTTCCATTGGTGCTATGGCTTAAGGACCAATTAAGTGGGGCTCTTTTTCTCACTCAATCGACAATAATAAGATCGAAGCATCTGCCTACCCCATTGAAAAAGGATCTCACTCCCACTTTGCATTTTGAAACTCTCATATTTAGATGCTTAGCTTAACTTGGCCTTTTGAATTTTGACCTAGATTTTCTCATTCCTGTGCATAGTCATCAACAGTGGCACACAGAAATAGGCACTCATTGATACAGGAATTAATTAAGCAAGTTCAGTTCTGtacatttacattttttaagttttgaatcaatttttatatgagttgattttcaactttcaaaagctttctaaggtTAAAATTAGTTATCGATAAAATTTTCCTCCTAAGGTTTTGAAATAGCactatcaaaatttagaaaatttcttttaaaaattctcCATCAATAAAATTATCAGGAGTAATCATAACaacaataaaatcttatattgtGTGAATTACACAATATCAAtatcattcaattttaatttattttcctatAAGATATAATCTTACAagtcatttcttatttttaccCATTAGACTAATCTTTGGTTATATTTTGTACATTTACATGAATCAATAGAAAGAGAACTATTCctttataaatttacataacaAAACATGTCTTTATGCAATACCAAACGATGCAGATAAACATGCAGTAGACAATGTCCATTCAATTTGATGTCAGCTACTTCACCACATTACAATCTCTTCTTGAACACAACACTATCCAATAAATTTCCATTTCATTAGGTTTTAAAAGAAACATCACTATATCAACACATTCATTTCTTTGCATCTAAACTACCTCACTTGCAACATGTAACAAAGTAATAACCAACCTAATTATCAACTAAAATTTTAGACGCAAGCTTCTAAAAAATAGTCTGCAACTGCAATTTTGGCCGCAAAGTCAAGAATcacacataaaaaacaaaagaaaagagtgGCCTGCACAAAAACTCTATTTTCGTTGAATAATACATACCTGAATTTTGATTTCCCACCATTCATCACTAACTACAATGGTTTTCTTCTCCCCATCCCAGCCAAGACCTGTGTCCTTCCCAATAAGCTTAGCCCATAATTGTCATtcttttttcaaagaattccACCTATTTCTGAATTGTTTATATTCATATCTCAAATTTGTTGTCTTATTGAACTTTTTTGCAATATTTGCCCAACCAAGCTTAGTgaagtgattgtgaggtttgtTTTCAGCATTCACCTCTTCTATGCACACTTTCAACATAATCTCAATATTTTTATCACACCATtatgctttctttcttttcacagaAACTTGATTGAGAAACATTTCACAAGCttaatgaaacaaacaaaagcataaccctaatccataacaattcaaaatttaatgagaagaaaaagaaattaatgaagACTTAGTTAACCTATGATGctaacaaaggaagaagaagagatgaCGAAGGATGATCGAAAAGGATGACGAAGGAGATCGGAAGCACCAGAGAGAAATTCGCACAACACGTTATAAGGAACAAGAGAGATAAATTTTTAGGGTTTAGAAAATGAGGAAGACATGCtttgtcattttgaaattttttgagaaCATAATTGTTTAAGCATTATTTAGGGAGTAGattcccaaaaaaaaatttgagaaattgGAAAtctgagcttcaaaacaagatCTCATGACAGTTTTTACttttgtaaaaactaaaaagaaattaataaccaaatactcttaaaaaataaaaaaaaatcttttttctaatagataagataataaAAGATCTTTTGGACAAGCTAAAATAACATGAATAAAAGttgttagaaaataataataataatgtaatataaCCCACCATTTTAATGATGAGTAAATAGGCTGACCCATCataatcattcattttttattttttcttacataaAAATTGTTATGAATTGTATATATAGAGTCGGTGTTCCAACCTTGGACCCATACCTTTTGTACATTCAAATTCGAAATACGTAACAATTTGTTATAACGTGCAAAACAcatagagtatttttttttattacatctaACTTTGTTTATAGGTtttccaaatttaaaataaataagtatacTGAACATAAATAATTACCTTTTCATAAATTGACACCgagtattattaaaattttcatatttagttTCTCATtaaattatgaccatttaaggtactaatcaatttttttcatttatcgtTAAGTTCAATAACAAATACCACTAAAGATGACgaatcaatcaaattttttgataaaaattagttatcaataaaattaatgaatatttcatattaacatgatgataaaaaaaaaacactagtaaacatttttttttataagtacttATGCATAGATAccgttctatttttttttcttgtggtaTTATAACATATTCTccttttcattaaaatatttattttaaataaataataagtaattaatgAAGATGTATGATTGAGAATAGCAATCTGATCTTGGGGATCATCAGTGGCCACTAGTGACTCACTTTGTGGGGTACAATTGTCTCGTGAGAATTTTGGTGAACACCGCATGTTGAGAGGTGCCAGCCAGTTATATCAtacatatgaaaaaataatattgttaataAGTGCTCTTATgatattatttaagaaattaaaagaaaaaatattaaatataaaaattataagaaagtgctaaattataattaacttaatttttcgtcttctaataaaaaaactctattttaagtttcttaaaaaatgtCTTTAGGAAGAAAGCCTACAATTTAATTTGGGGACAATCACGTTTTGTAGATGTACATGGGTATCCACTAAGGCTACATTGCAACTGGTGTGTATGCAGAGTGGGGAACTAGAACAGCAATCCATTGATGAAAAGCATCAGCTTCAATTTGCTTCATGCATCCAGCTTTCAAATCTTTGGTGCTAGCAATGAGGTGGAACTAAAGAAGATTTTTTATTCTTCCCTTTCTTAACTGATATTTTCAAACTTTAAAATCGTtttttgtataaaccacgaatatttttcattattaattctCTGTTCTTAAGATCATTATTATAAGTGTCAAATTTTACTAGTTGTTGGTCCATAACTTGGACATCGGTTCTTTAATTTTACTATAGCTAATTAGTTATCATGGCTTACCAAGGCCATTTTGTACGTAAAAGTTACTGATGTTCCCAATGCCCTTCATTTCATGCATGATTGTTGGAACGGCGACCGTAAATATTTATGTTAACTCGGTATTTTAACGTTACCGAACTTTTACCTGACTGTAAATTTtggtaatatatatatgttaacattTAGCATAAAAAAGTATCATTATTAatgtacaaaaacaaaaagacaaataaatattttttgtcattttcttttttcatctggtttaatttttctctttatttcatGCCTTACAATACCACTCTTCGTTAACTATGCTTAAGCAAACCTTGTTTAATTAATTgcattttgaaaattgaaagcagtaatttttgaaaataaaaaccaatcaGTCCCcgaaaaaatttgttttcacgttttaattaatttggagcTTTCCAAAAGACGTACAAAACTTTCATAAAATCAGTTGCTTTTCACTTTCAGTTATTATATAGATACTTTTATTGAACAAAGCATGTCCAATTATTATTCACAAATCTTGTAAAtacatattcatttttttttcctatctccttTATACTTCATTTGCTTTTATATATCTCTCTTTTGCAGTCCATACAATCACTTTCTCTTCTatattttcctcttcttttttcatttttgttcctcCATTCTTAATTTTCACCTCAATACACTCTAAAATGGTATTTCACCTTTGTTTTAATGGTATTTCACCTACCTCTTTAATTTGTGCTTTATTGCTGAAAATTAATGGTTATTAATTGCTATAAATTGTGCAATGAGCTAGCTAAGGGAAAACTAATCCATCTTTATcctatatataaattgtataatAACTGCGCATGCTCTCTTCGGGGACACTTCAAGaattttctgcttttgttgattGAGTCTGAATGCAAGCCGTGTTTGTACCGAAGCAATTTATTTATCTAGTCAAGGAAATACTAGAAGGAAATTTTTAGAAACtccaaagaaatttaaaaacaaaagagtttTCAGCTACATAACAAGCCGACTTGTtgaaaagtaaatatatatcatCCTTTTTCACGAAGTATATctatgaataattaattcatacaCACATCCATGTCCAATGTAATTGAATTCTCATAGGACTTAATTTCCTGAAACATAACATCTATAAGTGCAactccaaatttaatttaattgatcgCTGCCAAGCACGTGTTGTCAATTTAACCACTTGCAAACGCATCATTAAAAGACATTTGATCAACCGATAAATCATTAATTGGAGTGATACTAAATCTATTTCATTAAAGTAAagttttagatttaaatataattaaaaaatattccacTGTTAAATTCTgcaatagaaaataattattaatgaaattaataaatactttaaatcaatattatagataaataaataaataaaggacaGTTCATCCTTCAATTAAATTTGatccaaataattaattatgacaAATACATAACCTACGGTGTTGGATATACatgcattaattaaattagttgcaGTCATAGCACATATGCACATTTGAAACAAGTTATTCTACTGCGGCAAATAAATAGCTATCATGGCcgtacaaattaattatttaagtcGTCATAGTCAAATATATCcacattttaataaatatttttaacctcCAAGAACGGGTCAAAACTGAATACGGCATTTTCTTGCTGCATAAATACCAATCACACCGTTCGTTCTCATTGCAccttaatttaatttaccaATGGCTTCATCACAGCAGGTTAGTGTCTTTGGGAGCTCTCGTTCTGTTCTTGGCGTGATGGACATGCCCAAGAAACCAGAAATGGGAATACCAGAAATATATATTCGCCCACAAGAACCTACAATTCGATCAAATGAAACCACTTTGCCAACCATTCCCGTTTTTGACTTCAAAGCCTTGCTACATGAAAATGCTATAGATGATGCTGAACTTGACAAGTTGTTTACAGCATGCAAAGATTGGGGTTTCTTTCAGGTTTGTACCctaacatatatattatatacccTTAATTTCAAATATAGAATTAATGATAACTTTTCCATTTgcattgattaattaatataattgctTAATTAGTCATTGCTGTTAAGTGTTAACTACTGTATAATTTGTGTTTTAGTCTTATATGAGAGCACTACTGTTTTGTTTATGCAGGTGGTGAACCATGGTGTTAGCTCTCAGCTGCTGGAGAAGCTGAAACTTGAGATTGAGAAGTTCTTCAAGCTTCCcattgaagagaaaaagaagtacCAAATAAGACCAGGAGATGTTCAAGGCTATGGAACTGTGATAAGATGTAAAGATCAAAAGCTTGACTGGGGGGACAGATTCTACATGGTGATCAACCCTCTTGAAAGAAGAAAGCCACATCTTCTCCCTGAGCTCCCTGCATCATTGAGGTATATACtttcattcatttctttctcttaatttccttattttctattaaaccctcaataaataaagagaaaaattatatgcaattccttatgtatttttaatgttgttttctAATTATAATTCAGAGTTTTACTTTGATAATTCACCTAcgtaataaaaatttacattcaaTATCAATGTAAATTATTAAGATGAAATATGAATTCTGATTGGAGAACAGTATGAAAGTAGCcaaatatgtatgtatataggTATATACCTTGATCATgatatatgtataataatttgtatgcttatgtatgtataattaataattataagatttaCATTAAATATCAATTCTGATTggaaaaccaaaaccaaaagtaATCagatatgtatgtatgtatgtatatatacacCTTATGAGATacgtatatattaatttgtgaaGGGATACCTTGGAGTCATACTTCAGAGAATTGAGGAAACTAGGTATGGAACTTCTGGGGTTATTGGGAAGAGCCATAAGCATGGAGATTAAGGAAGTGATGGAGATTTTTGATGATGGCATGCAGTCAGTGAGAATGACATACTATCCACCATGTCCAAAGCCAGAGCTTGTTGTAGGGCTCACCCCGCACTCTGATGCCTCGGGCATAACCATCCTTCACCAGGTCAATGGTGTGGAGGGTCTTGAGATAAAGAAAGGTGGGGTTTGGATTCCTGTGACCTTTCTTCCTGATGCTTTTGTAGTTAACGTTGGGGACATCATGGAGGTGTGTCatgtttttctctcctttttcattcaatttttttaatactaattcAGCACGTGGTCTATTGAACTTAGTcctaggatatatatatatatatatatatatatatatatatatatatatatatatatatatatatatatcataagtCTAGTTTTCTGCATCTAACATAAATTATGTCCAATAAATCCGGTTAATATGCAAACTTTTTAATTGCTTTAAATGGATAAAGCAAAATTCAACATCGTCACGTCATGATCATGGATGATGCAAATGAGTGAAAACagcttatattttttgaatttattttgtaatttaaaatgagtttaaattttttatttagtttaagttttttctttttcaaaactaataatttttttcttaacttaaagtttgtttttaataaaatctttaaaatagaTTGATAAACTTTAAACAGTTTCTTGAGctcaaagaaagaaataatgaatataaacttaattataactctatcatatttaaaatatttttaaatagtctAAACTGTGATCTTTTTATTTGACTATGTTATCGATCAAAAAGTTTTACCTTAATTTGTTTAatgaaagttattttttctGAGTTTAGATTTATGTGTATTTGAATTAGAAGTGa belongs to Glycine soja cultivar W05 chromosome 5, ASM419377v2, whole genome shotgun sequence and includes:
- the LOC114412738 gene encoding codeine O-demethylase-like — encoded protein: MASSQQVSVFGSSRSVLGVMDMPKKPEMGIPEIYIRPQEPTIRSNETTLPTIPVFDFKALLHENAIDDAELDKLFTACKDWGFFQVVNHGVSSQLLEKLKLEIEKFFKLPIEEKKKYQIRPGDVQGYGTVIRCKDQKLDWGDRFYMVINPLERRKPHLLPELPASLRDTLESYFRELRKLGMELLGLLGRAISMEIKEVMEIFDDGMQSVRMTYYPPCPKPELVVGLTPHSDASGITILHQVNGVEGLEIKKGGVWIPVTFLPDAFVVNVGDIMEILSNGAYTSIEHRAAVNKEKERISIAMFFNPKFEAEIGPVKSFINSENPPLFKSMLMEDYFKDFFSRNLNGKSHLEKMRVTSFDLIKD